A genomic segment from Euzebya rosea encodes:
- a CDS encoding HNH endonuclease: MATVVEEAGPTWWGGRLAEVWLAEEDVVAYLAEELPASGGGVPEVWLAGEDGADYTVGQPPDGRAGGLGGPEGAGGEGDPVVLVGEALGVLGRLNDWLAGMAAGTASGVAGDGGSGAVEPGSVRRAMEGLAGVDAALSAARLRGIVAADVAGLPECDGAVSLSAWVAGVFGLSGATAAREVRLAVGLADDGEVLDRLQAGVISRDHAAGLVAAAEKQAADQDAAARARAAEEDRARQERRLADERAQAEAATLAERMRLAREAAAREEQLARERAERAAVQAAADEAARRARREALLESAVAGASPDRVRTEANMLRAADVAALERAAAAQRARRSVTFGSDRITGQTVLRVVLTDTDRELLHAGLEAAHVFDPPNTPEDERRTPEQRRYDAFLDLITAGLQAGELPTSRGIKPHVTITVPLTTLTGEAEVAGVGGFGTVVSPETARRLACDARLTRAVIDARGMPLDIGRTTRAWTTAQHTAAKLLFGGCGFPVEDRTPCGRPIGWTDLHHVQWWRHDGPTDQDNGVPLCRHHHNAVHHDGWLLTFDLPTGTVTITRTRDGETVTRTTRFPDDNPRPSIPDQTTTSGPDRTARSSGQTVPGRTAPGRTSPDRTGTDRDDPGDGRLPI; this comes from the coding sequence ATGGCAACGGTGGTGGAGGAGGCCGGGCCGACCTGGTGGGGTGGCCGGCTGGCGGAAGTGTGGCTTGCGGAGGAGGACGTCGTCGCCTACCTCGCGGAGGAGCTGCCGGCATCGGGTGGTGGGGTGCCCGAGGTGTGGCTGGCGGGGGAGGACGGGGCGGACTACACGGTTGGTCAGCCGCCGGATGGCAGGGCTGGGGGGCTCGGCGGTCCGGAGGGTGCCGGTGGGGAGGGTGATCCGGTGGTGTTGGTGGGTGAGGCGCTGGGGGTCCTGGGCCGGTTGAACGACTGGCTGGCGGGCATGGCTGCTGGCACCGCCTCGGGGGTGGCCGGCGACGGTGGTTCGGGCGCTGTCGAGCCGGGGTCGGTCCGTCGCGCGATGGAGGGCCTCGCGGGGGTGGATGCGGCGTTGTCGGCGGCGCGTTTGCGGGGGATCGTGGCGGCGGATGTGGCTGGTCTGCCTGAGTGCGATGGTGCGGTGTCGTTGTCGGCGTGGGTGGCGGGGGTGTTCGGCCTGTCGGGGGCCACGGCGGCACGTGAGGTGCGTCTGGCGGTCGGCCTGGCTGACGATGGGGAGGTGTTGGACCGGTTGCAGGCGGGGGTGATCTCGCGGGATCATGCGGCGGGGTTGGTGGCGGCGGCGGAGAAGCAGGCGGCCGATCAGGACGCCGCCGCCCGCGCTAGGGCTGCTGAGGAGGACCGTGCTCGTCAGGAGCGTCGTCTGGCTGATGAGCGGGCACAGGCGGAGGCCGCGACGTTGGCGGAGCGGATGCGGCTGGCCCGCGAGGCCGCGGCTCGGGAGGAGCAGCTCGCCCGCGAACGGGCCGAACGGGCCGCCGTACAGGCGGCGGCGGACGAGGCGGCCCGGAGGGCCCGCCGGGAGGCGTTGTTGGAGTCGGCGGTGGCGGGGGCGTCGCCGGATCGGGTGCGGACCGAGGCCAACATGTTGCGGGCTGCTGATGTGGCGGCGTTGGAGCGTGCTGCCGCGGCGCAGCGGGCCCGCCGATCGGTGACGTTCGGGTCGGATCGGATCACCGGGCAGACGGTGCTGCGGGTGGTGCTGACCGACACCGACCGCGAGCTCCTCCACGCCGGCCTGGAGGCGGCCCATGTGTTCGACCCGCCCAACACCCCCGAGGACGAGCGACGCACCCCCGAGCAGCGTCGCTACGACGCGTTCCTCGACCTGATCACCGCCGGGCTGCAGGCGGGTGAGCTGCCCACGTCGCGGGGCATCAAGCCCCACGTCACCATCACCGTCCCGCTGACGACGTTGACTGGTGAGGCAGAGGTCGCGGGGGTCGGGGGGTTCGGCACGGTGGTCTCTCCGGAGACGGCCCGGCGGTTGGCGTGTGATGCCCGGTTGACCCGGGCGGTGATCGATGCGCGGGGGATGCCGTTGGACATCGGTCGGACCACCAGGGCGTGGACGACAGCCCAGCACACGGCCGCCAAGTTGTTGTTCGGTGGGTGTGGGTTCCCGGTCGAGGATCGGACGCCGTGTGGCAGGCCGATCGGTTGGACGGACCTGCATCACGTCCAGTGGTGGCGTCACGACGGGCCGACCGATCAGGACAACGGGGTGCCGTTGTGCCGCCATCATCACAACGCGGTGCACCACGACGGCTGGCTGCTGACCTTCGACCTGCCCACCGGCACCGTCACCATCACCCGCACCCGCGACGGTGAGACCGTCACCCGGACCACCCGGTTTCCCGACGACAACCCCAGACCCAGCATTCCCGACCAGACCACCACGTCAGGACCCGACCGGACGGCACGGTCCTCGGGCCAGACCGTCCCGGGCCGGACGGCCCCAGGTCGGACCTCCCCGGATCGGACTGGCACGGACCGGGACGATCCCGGCGATGGACGACTACCGATCTGA
- a CDS encoding LVIVD repeat-containing protein: protein MRYARLLLVALFVLALLPAVQAGAAVLDLADVLEARELASGPSEDLTASANMSHVANLQWEDSFRRAGGRTIDTQGGTDVEFATIDGRDYAVAGTYQNGLQILDVTDPEAPTQAGWYHCDILQGDVQTFTREDVDADGNAYTRHLVTYTADSGYTARPSACFNDINAAPGIGTLIIDITNPAEPRSVSHITFAGGSHNQTIHPDGNYLYNSNSGGCGDCIEVIDITDLENPRIHTRLPIGTLDDSHDLTFNADGTRAYSAAINGTVIINTEDPAAPSVITTIFDPAVTLHHQSDPVTIGDREFVVINDELAGAGGNEVCPGGGLHVWEITGDMEDNPVKVGAFFTPELTVREGAGTGLGGTVTCTSHVFRIYPEQEKLVIGWFGAGVHVIDMSGLADLPVGGSVGVAGQSIGAGMVEVGFARFADSDTWSAKVMDWDEDGSAYIFADDQTRGFDVYRFDNTAETAENPGTWLTPADAQLRLDTLLASGFQPKQYLICDLTLGRAQLS, encoded by the coding sequence ATGCGCTACGCCCGTCTGCTGCTTGTTGCCCTCTTCGTCCTCGCGTTGCTGCCCGCCGTCCAGGCCGGCGCGGCCGTCCTCGACCTCGCCGACGTCCTCGAGGCGCGGGAGCTCGCCTCCGGGCCCTCCGAGGACCTGACCGCCTCGGCCAACATGTCCCACGTGGCGAACCTCCAGTGGGAGGACTCGTTCCGCCGCGCGGGCGGGCGCACCATCGACACCCAGGGCGGCACCGACGTGGAGTTCGCCACGATCGACGGACGCGACTACGCCGTGGCCGGCACCTACCAGAACGGCCTGCAGATCCTCGACGTGACCGACCCCGAGGCGCCGACGCAGGCGGGCTGGTACCACTGCGACATCCTCCAGGGCGACGTCCAGACCTTCACCCGCGAGGACGTCGACGCCGACGGGAACGCCTACACCCGGCACCTGGTCACCTACACCGCCGACTCCGGCTACACCGCCAGGCCCTCGGCGTGCTTCAACGACATCAACGCCGCCCCCGGCATCGGCACGCTGATCATCGACATCACCAACCCCGCCGAGCCGCGCAGCGTGTCCCACATCACCTTCGCCGGTGGATCGCACAACCAGACCATCCACCCCGACGGCAACTACCTCTACAACTCCAACTCCGGCGGCTGCGGTGACTGCATCGAGGTCATCGACATCACCGACCTCGAGAACCCCCGCATCCACACCAGGCTCCCGATCGGCACGCTGGACGACTCCCACGACCTGACGTTCAACGCCGACGGCACCCGGGCCTACTCTGCCGCCATCAACGGCACCGTCATCATCAACACCGAGGACCCGGCGGCCCCGTCGGTCATCACGACCATCTTCGACCCGGCCGTCACCCTCCACCACCAGTCCGACCCGGTGACCATCGGCGACCGCGAGTTCGTCGTCATCAACGACGAGCTGGCCGGTGCCGGGGGCAACGAGGTCTGCCCCGGCGGCGGCCTCCACGTGTGGGAGATCACCGGCGACATGGAGGACAACCCGGTCAAGGTCGGCGCCTTCTTCACCCCCGAGCTGACCGTCCGCGAGGGCGCCGGCACGGGCCTCGGCGGCACGGTGACCTGCACCAGCCACGTCTTCCGGATCTACCCGGAGCAGGAGAAGCTCGTCATCGGCTGGTTCGGCGCCGGCGTGCACGTGATCGACATGTCCGGCCTCGCCGACCTCCCCGTCGGCGGATCGGTCGGCGTCGCCGGCCAGTCCATCGGTGCCGGCATGGTCGAGGTCGGCTTCGCCCGCTTCGCCGACTCCGACACCTGGTCGGCGAAGGTCATGGACTGGGACGAGGACGGCTCGGCGTACATCTTCGCCGACGACCAGACCCGCGGCTTCGACGTGTACCGCTTCGACAACACCGCCGAGACCGCCGAGAACCCGGGCACCTGGCTGACGCCGGCCGACGCCCAGCTGCGCCTCGACACCCTGCTCGCCAGCGGCTTCCAGCCGAAGCAGTACCTGATCTGCGACCTGACCCTCGGCCGGGCGCAGCTCTCCTAG
- a CDS encoding class I SAM-dependent methyltransferase codes for MAAEPASPIDPREANIVYHDWEAGTYDDKWSISFDERCIDYAVGRFAKALHGRPRAFEKVLEVGTGTGFFLLNLAQAGFVGEAHATDISEEMVKVCVENGRRLGIEVHGKPADAEALPYPDNTFDLVMGHAFIHHVPDLDTAFSEFMRVLKPGGRLVIAGEPTYLGDAVANQFKRIARVGVKTAAALFGRDRVLKAPEQMPAEEMEAAALEWHVDLHIFTPTELQDLALKGGFHEVETFTEELTANWFGWLTRTAEAMLADGILPDRYPLVAYRAWKSLFWVDEHVLRHVVPKDLFYNAILTAVKPKG; via the coding sequence GTGGCCGCCGAACCTGCCAGCCCGATCGACCCGCGTGAGGCGAACATCGTCTACCACGACTGGGAGGCCGGAACCTACGACGACAAGTGGTCGATCAGCTTCGACGAACGCTGCATCGACTACGCCGTCGGCCGGTTCGCCAAGGCCCTGCACGGCCGCCCCCGGGCGTTCGAGAAGGTGCTGGAGGTCGGCACGGGCACGGGGTTCTTCCTGCTGAACCTGGCGCAGGCCGGCTTCGTGGGCGAGGCGCACGCCACCGACATCTCCGAGGAGATGGTGAAGGTCTGCGTGGAGAACGGGCGCCGGCTGGGGATCGAGGTGCACGGCAAGCCTGCCGACGCCGAGGCCCTGCCGTACCCCGACAACACCTTCGACTTGGTGATGGGCCACGCCTTCATCCACCACGTCCCCGACCTCGACACCGCCTTCAGCGAGTTCATGCGGGTCCTCAAGCCCGGCGGCCGCCTCGTCATCGCGGGCGAGCCGACCTACCTCGGTGATGCCGTCGCCAACCAGTTCAAGCGGATCGCACGGGTCGGTGTGAAGACCGCCGCCGCCCTCTTCGGCCGCGACCGTGTCCTCAAGGCACCCGAGCAGATGCCGGCAGAGGAGATGGAGGCGGCTGCCCTGGAGTGGCACGTCGACCTGCACATCTTCACCCCGACCGAGCTGCAGGACCTCGCGCTGAAGGGCGGCTTCCACGAGGTCGAGACCTTCACCGAGGAGCTGACGGCCAACTGGTTCGGCTGGCTGACCCGCACGGCCGAGGCCATGCTCGCCGACGGCATCCTGCCCGACCGCTACCCGCTCGTGGCCTACCGTGCGTGGAAGTCGTTGTTCTGGGTCGACGAGCACGTCCTGCGCCACGTCGTGCCCAAGGACCTCTTCTACAACGCCATCCTGACGGCCGTGAAGCCGAAGGGCTGA
- a CDS encoding sulfite exporter TauE/SafE family protein yields MTAAAPRDFPLSRALALGLLAGVMAGLFGVGGGIVLVPGLVLVAGLGQHQAHATSLAAIIVTAPAALLPFAMDGAVSWPAAAALAVGSLAGAIGGAEVMRRIPADRLRVVFGVFMLLMAVRLVLPGGGGEDGVVSLTTLALAGLLVTGLATGLLSALLGVGGGVVMVPAMVLGFGFGQHLAEGTSLAVIIPTAIVGAWRHGRNGYTRWRAGLTVGAGGIAGGLLGGLLAQRLPADILQTAFAVLLVTAGVRLVRRGRQSNEVSGAGSITK; encoded by the coding sequence ATGACCGCCGCCGCCCCACGTGACTTCCCCCTGTCCCGCGCGCTCGCCCTCGGGCTGCTCGCCGGGGTGATGGCTGGCCTGTTCGGCGTCGGTGGGGGGATCGTGCTGGTGCCGGGCCTCGTCCTGGTTGCGGGGTTGGGCCAGCACCAGGCGCACGCGACCAGCCTTGCCGCGATCATCGTGACCGCCCCTGCTGCCCTGCTGCCGTTCGCGATGGACGGCGCGGTGTCCTGGCCGGCTGCGGCAGCGCTGGCCGTCGGCTCGCTCGCCGGTGCGATCGGTGGGGCCGAGGTGATGCGGCGCATCCCGGCGGACCGCCTGCGTGTGGTGTTCGGCGTCTTCATGCTGCTGATGGCCGTTCGGCTGGTGCTGCCCGGTGGTGGTGGCGAGGACGGCGTGGTGTCGCTGACGACGCTGGCGCTGGCCGGGTTGCTGGTCACGGGGCTTGCCACCGGGCTGCTGTCGGCCCTGCTCGGGGTCGGCGGCGGCGTGGTCATGGTGCCGGCGATGGTCCTGGGCTTCGGGTTCGGCCAGCACCTGGCGGAGGGGACGTCCCTCGCCGTGATCATCCCGACCGCCATCGTCGGTGCGTGGCGTCATGGACGGAACGGGTACACCCGGTGGCGTGCGGGATTGACGGTCGGGGCCGGCGGCATCGCCGGAGGGCTGCTCGGCGGCCTGCTGGCCCAGCGCCTGCCCGCCGACATCCTGCAGACGGCGTTCGCGGTGCTCTTGGTCACCGCCGGCGTGCGGTTGGTGCGGCGAGGTCGGCAGTCGAACGAGGTCTCCGGCGCCGGGTCGATCACGAAGTGA
- the recA gene encoding recombinase RecA yields MTPEQKAKALDAALGAIGKQFGGEAIMRMGESPKKLLEAIPTGVLPIDIALGIGGLPKGRIIEMYGPESSGKTTVALHVLAQVQAAGGVAAFIDAEHALDPTYAQALGCDLNSMLVSQPDSGEQALEIVDTLARSQAVDLIVIDSVAALTPRAEIDGEMGDSHVGLQARLMSQGLRKLAGITQKGGTTIIFINQLREKIGVMFGSPETTPGGKALKFYASVRIDIRRIGSVKDGDQFIGNRTKVKIVKNKVAPPFKVTEFTIVFGRGAANELAVLDLGVEHGVIRKAGAWYSYDGEQIGQGAAKSGEFLLEHPEVLAEIELKVREAAGLITPEPGSGTDDAEDLQDA; encoded by the coding sequence ATGACTCCCGAGCAGAAGGCCAAGGCACTCGACGCCGCGCTCGGCGCGATCGGCAAGCAGTTCGGCGGCGAAGCCATCATGCGGATGGGCGAGTCGCCCAAGAAGCTCCTCGAGGCCATCCCCACCGGTGTCCTCCCCATCGACATCGCCCTCGGCATCGGCGGGCTCCCGAAGGGTCGCATCATCGAGATGTACGGCCCCGAGTCCTCCGGCAAGACCACCGTGGCCCTCCACGTGCTGGCCCAGGTCCAGGCCGCTGGCGGTGTGGCCGCGTTCATCGACGCCGAGCACGCGCTGGACCCGACCTACGCCCAGGCCCTCGGGTGCGACCTGAACTCGATGCTGGTCTCCCAGCCCGACTCCGGCGAGCAGGCCCTCGAGATCGTCGACACGCTCGCCCGCTCGCAGGCCGTCGACCTGATCGTCATCGACTCCGTGGCCGCCCTGACCCCACGCGCCGAGATCGACGGCGAGATGGGTGACTCCCACGTCGGCCTGCAGGCCCGCCTGATGTCCCAGGGCCTGCGCAAGCTCGCCGGGATCACCCAGAAGGGGGGCACCACGATCATCTTCATCAACCAGCTTCGCGAGAAGATCGGCGTGATGTTCGGATCCCCCGAGACGACCCCCGGCGGCAAGGCGCTGAAGTTCTACGCCTCCGTCCGCATCGACATCCGTCGGATCGGCTCGGTCAAGGACGGCGACCAGTTCATCGGCAACCGGACCAAGGTGAAGATCGTCAAGAACAAGGTGGCGCCGCCGTTCAAGGTGACCGAGTTCACGATCGTCTTCGGACGGGGTGCGGCCAACGAGCTCGCGGTCCTCGACCTCGGCGTCGAACACGGCGTGATCCGCAAAGCCGGCGCCTGGTACTCCTACGACGGCGAGCAGATCGGCCAGGGTGCGGCCAAGTCCGGCGAGTTCCTCCTCGAGCACCCCGAGGTCCTGGCCGAGATCGAGCTCAAGGTCCGCGAAGCTGCCGGGCTCATCACCCCCGAGCCCGGGTCCGGGACCGACGACGCAGAGGACCTGCAGGACGCCTGA
- a CDS encoding acyltransferase, protein MAAVPQLPPPPDGPGGRTDVHAPEGLPAATDTPTELSEADARELAGELAQQAADTAVRAAIAREATIRATHLASDAGVDVPVPPLPSRTRWGWRRALEFGVRRRMYTPEYLALYSRFLAHRLRQPQVRMGGMVFFGRRVELKARPGHGVLDLGAWCWIGDANKLRAHEGNLRLGPKVVMGRDNVINTYLDIEIGTNALLGDWIYVCDFDHIYDRLDVPIKAQGLVKTPVRIGADVWVGEKASILRGADVGSGSVVASQALVKDTIPPFSIVVGTPARVIRSRLPQGMTVEEGLALQRAGHPIPGDPLE, encoded by the coding sequence ATGGCCGCCGTGCCGCAGCTGCCCCCACCGCCGGACGGACCCGGCGGCCGAACCGACGTGCACGCGCCCGAGGGCCTGCCCGCCGCGACCGACACGCCGACGGAGCTGTCGGAGGCAGATGCCCGCGAGCTGGCCGGTGAGCTCGCCCAGCAGGCTGCCGACACCGCGGTCCGCGCCGCGATCGCGCGGGAGGCGACGATCCGGGCCACCCACCTGGCCTCCGACGCCGGCGTCGACGTCCCCGTCCCGCCCCTGCCGAGCCGCACCCGCTGGGGCTGGCGACGGGCCCTGGAGTTCGGTGTCCGGCGCCGCATGTACACCCCCGAGTACCTGGCGCTGTACTCCCGCTTCCTGGCCCATCGCCTGCGCCAGCCGCAGGTGCGCATGGGCGGCATGGTGTTCTTCGGCCGTCGGGTCGAGCTGAAGGCCCGGCCGGGCCACGGGGTGCTGGACCTCGGCGCCTGGTGCTGGATCGGCGACGCCAACAAGCTGCGCGCCCACGAGGGCAACCTGCGGCTTGGGCCCAAGGTCGTGATGGGCCGCGACAACGTCATCAACACCTACCTCGACATCGAGATCGGGACCAACGCCCTGCTGGGCGACTGGATCTACGTCTGCGACTTCGACCACATCTACGACCGCCTCGACGTGCCCATCAAGGCGCAGGGCCTGGTCAAGACCCCGGTCCGCATCGGCGCGGACGTGTGGGTGGGGGAGAAGGCCTCGATCCTCCGCGGCGCCGACGTCGGCTCCGGGTCGGTGGTCGCCAGCCAGGCGCTGGTCAAGGACACCATCCCGCCGTTCTCCATCGTGGTCGGCACCCCCGCTCGGGTGATCCGGTCCCGCCTGCCGCAGGGCATGACGGTGGAGGAGGGACTCGCGCTGCAGCGTGCCGGCCACCCGATCCCCGGCGACCCCCTGGAGTAG
- a CDS encoding protein kinase domain-containing protein encodes MDVLPAGHEIGGYRIVRVAGRGAVGVVYEARHLTLGKRVAIKTLNRTFAKEQEFRARFDREAEGAASLDHPNITQVFDSGEQDGLPYLVMTYIDGPDLERVLQERDRPLEPADAVLICRAVAEALDAASDIGLAHRDVKPANILLQGWEEKGDGRTRVYLTDFGLTKHNAAATVTRTGQFVGTLLYMAPEQIEGKAVPASDQYSLACVLWECIVGLPPYLPAGGSNLSLLTAHLSDPIPVLSRESKGRFPAAADAVLAKAMAKKAEDRYPSCTAFVDAAAEALGLPVPRSTPPIASGWGSAPTKAPAEDTPDQDDSGPAPVTTVISPEQLRASQTSASTRPSQAASSQSPSGTPGGGASGVAGPASGSGVPGSGAYQQPPHQQGGLPAGLDPSGRSLQGQGWGGGPAGLPPGLPPNAYQAGRGSGSSSRTWVIVLLLVLLAVVVGVVAFLLGSGGDDSADAGTSSETAVASPSEAEPGEAGLQPVSDEADGSGEAAGVSGGDGADGATGAAGSDGANSSAGDPADDVGDTGSADPSATAPATSSVPAAQQGRIAFVGDGRVWVSAADGSNAQEVLEVTGPGNGQPGWQPGHEAVLAVQDGRLVLVDLESGASRVITEGPSHSDPAWFPDGQRIVFSAPDDLGGRDLFVTDLDGTITPLRLSARIDSGGSPSVLNRPAVSPVDEAIAFHVNTAEGLDIWVQLPDGEVVLAAGEPGSSDFHPTFGASGELIWSSDRSGAERVYVRRPGTTEDIEVAMPPGASVKDADVSPCGDVLVVQLDDPADGGSRIAYRGLGPGAGALERMPVPEGVADATDPSWAGQSCPA; translated from the coding sequence ATGGACGTGCTGCCGGCCGGTCACGAGATCGGGGGCTACCGCATCGTCCGGGTCGCAGGACGCGGCGCGGTCGGTGTGGTCTACGAGGCACGCCATCTGACCCTCGGCAAGCGCGTGGCGATCAAGACGCTGAACCGCACGTTCGCCAAGGAGCAGGAGTTCCGGGCCCGCTTCGACCGCGAGGCCGAGGGCGCCGCCTCCCTGGACCACCCCAACATCACCCAGGTGTTCGACTCCGGCGAGCAGGACGGCCTGCCGTACCTGGTGATGACCTACATCGACGGGCCGGACCTCGAGCGGGTGCTGCAGGAACGGGATCGACCGCTCGAGCCCGCCGACGCCGTGCTGATCTGCCGTGCGGTGGCCGAGGCCCTCGACGCGGCGTCCGACATCGGCCTCGCCCACCGTGACGTCAAGCCGGCGAACATCCTCCTCCAGGGTTGGGAGGAGAAAGGGGACGGGCGGACGCGGGTCTACCTGACCGACTTCGGGCTGACCAAGCACAACGCGGCGGCGACGGTGACTCGCACCGGGCAGTTCGTCGGGACCTTGCTGTACATGGCGCCCGAGCAGATCGAGGGCAAGGCCGTGCCGGCGAGCGACCAGTACTCCCTGGCGTGCGTGCTGTGGGAGTGCATCGTCGGCCTGCCGCCCTACCTGCCCGCCGGCGGGTCGAACCTGTCCTTGCTGACCGCCCACCTCTCCGATCCCATCCCCGTGCTCAGCCGGGAGTCCAAGGGCCGCTTCCCCGCCGCGGCGGACGCGGTGCTGGCCAAGGCGATGGCCAAGAAGGCCGAGGATCGGTATCCGTCGTGCACGGCGTTCGTCGATGCCGCAGCCGAGGCGCTGGGGTTGCCGGTGCCTCGCTCGACGCCGCCGATCGCGTCCGGGTGGGGGTCGGCGCCCACGAAGGCGCCTGCCGAGGACACACCCGACCAGGACGACTCCGGTCCGGCGCCGGTCACGACGGTCATCTCTCCCGAGCAGCTGCGCGCCTCCCAGACGTCGGCGTCCACACGTCCGTCGCAGGCGGCGTCGTCGCAGTCTCCATCGGGGACGCCCGGTGGTGGCGCATCGGGGGTGGCTGGTCCGGCGTCGGGGTCGGGGGTGCCGGGTTCGGGGGCGTACCAGCAGCCTCCCCACCAGCAGGGCGGGCTTCCGGCCGGGCTGGATCCATCCGGCCGGTCGTTGCAGGGACAGGGGTGGGGTGGAGGTCCCGCGGGCCTGCCACCGGGCCTGCCGCCGAACGCGTACCAGGCGGGTCGGGGGTCAGGGTCGAGCAGCCGCACGTGGGTCATCGTGCTGCTGCTGGTCCTGCTCGCCGTCGTGGTCGGTGTGGTCGCCTTCCTCCTCGGATCCGGCGGCGACGACAGCGCCGACGCCGGGACCTCGTCGGAGACCGCGGTGGCCTCCCCGTCGGAGGCAGAGCCGGGGGAGGCGGGGCTGCAGCCCGTGTCGGATGAAGCTGACGGTTCCGGGGAGGCGGCCGGCGTGTCCGGGGGCGACGGGGCTGACGGGGCGACCGGGGCTGCTGGGTCCGACGGCGCGAACTCCTCGGCGGGGGACCCCGCAGACGACGTGGGCGACACGGGGTCCGCGGATCCCTCGGCGACCGCCCCAGCCACCTCCTCCGTCCCTGCTGCGCAGCAGGGACGGATTGCGTTCGTGGGCGACGGTCGGGTATGGGTCTCGGCCGCCGACGGCAGCAACGCGCAGGAGGTCCTGGAGGTGACCGGTCCGGGCAACGGCCAGCCGGGGTGGCAGCCGGGGCACGAGGCGGTGCTCGCCGTGCAGGACGGTCGACTCGTGCTGGTCGACCTGGAGTCCGGGGCCAGCCGGGTCATCACCGAGGGACCCTCGCACTCCGACCCCGCGTGGTTCCCCGACGGCCAGCGGATCGTGTTCTCGGCGCCCGATGACCTCGGCGGACGGGACCTCTTCGTGACCGACCTGGATGGCACCATCACCCCGCTGCGGCTGTCCGCACGCATCGACTCCGGCGGTAGTCCGTCAGTGCTGAATCGCCCTGCCGTGTCACCGGTCGACGAGGCGATCGCCTTCCACGTCAACACCGCCGAGGGTTTGGACATCTGGGTGCAGCTGCCCGACGGCGAGGTCGTGCTGGCTGCGGGTGAGCCGGGTTCCAGCGACTTCCACCCCACGTTCGGGGCGAGCGGCGAGCTGATCTGGTCGAGCGACCGCTCCGGCGCCGAGCGGGTCTACGTCCGTCGGCCCGGGACGACGGAGGACATCGAGGTGGCCATGCCGCCGGGGGCGTCGGTGAAGGATGCCGACGTGTCGCCTTGCGGGGACGTGCTGGTCGTCCAGCTCGACGACCCGGCGGACGGCGGGTCGAGGATCGCCTACCGCGGGCTCGGCCCCGGGGCCGGGGCGCTCGAACGGATGCCGGTCCCGGAGGGTGTGGCCGATGCCACCGACCCCTCCTGGGCCGGCCAGTCCTGCCCGGCCTGA
- a CDS encoding enoyl-CoA hydratase/isomerase family protein has protein sequence MGEFVTVTTDEHGVATIRLDRAPVNALNPQIWAELREAGQLCTDDNDIKAVVIWGGPKVFAAGADIKAMRAMDFQEFFAAGGGLQESFKTLARIPKVTIAAVNGYALGGGCELSLTADFRYAADNARFGQPEIKLGLIPGAGGSQRLTRLIGVSKAKEWVYGGEMYDTATCEQLGLVDRVYPADEVYDRAVEAARAYAKGPYALRMAKKAIDEGIEMDIDSALRLETTLFTACFATDDQKLGMDAFIAKGAAEFTQR, from the coding sequence GTGGGCGAGTTCGTCACCGTCACAACCGATGAGCACGGCGTGGCCACGATCCGGCTGGATCGTGCCCCCGTCAACGCGCTGAACCCCCAGATCTGGGCCGAGCTCCGCGAAGCCGGACAGCTCTGCACCGATGACAACGACATCAAGGCCGTCGTCATCTGGGGCGGCCCCAAGGTCTTCGCCGCGGGCGCCGACATCAAGGCCATGCGCGCCATGGACTTCCAGGAGTTCTTCGCCGCCGGCGGGGGCCTCCAGGAGTCCTTCAAGACCCTGGCCCGCATCCCGAAGGTGACCATCGCCGCCGTCAACGGCTACGCGCTCGGCGGTGGCTGTGAGCTGTCGTTGACCGCCGACTTCCGCTACGCCGCCGACAACGCCAGGTTCGGGCAGCCCGAGATCAAGCTCGGCCTGATCCCGGGCGCCGGCGGCAGCCAGCGGCTGACCCGCCTGATCGGCGTGTCCAAGGCCAAGGAATGGGTCTACGGCGGCGAGATGTACGACACGGCGACCTGCGAACAGCTGGGCCTGGTCGACCGGGTCTATCCGGCCGACGAGGTCTACGACCGCGCCGTCGAGGCGGCCCGCGCCTACGCCAAGGGCCCCTACGCGCTGCGCATGGCCAAGAAGGCCATCGACGAGGGCATCGAGATGGACATCGACTCGGCCCTTCGCCTCGAGACCACCCTGTTCACCGCCTGCTTCGCCACCGACGACCAGAAGCTGGGGATGGACGCCTTCATCGCCAAGGGCGCCGCGGAGTTCACCCAGCGCTGA